One stretch of Bdellovibrionota bacterium DNA includes these proteins:
- a CDS encoding response regulator, with the protein MPRETQREDPAHGKSILVLEDDPTIRLALAELFKMEGFAAEMAEHGMDALRRIKNGYRPCLIILDLMMPNMDGIQFMDEIRRIPGAADTPVVVLSGDGRAKEKIAGRKVAETITKPVDIDRLIDLARRYC; encoded by the coding sequence GTGCCCCGCGAAACACAGAGGGAGGATCCCGCACACGGTAAAAGCATTCTGGTCTTGGAGGACGATCCGACGATTCGTCTGGCGCTGGCGGAGCTGTTTAAGATGGAGGGGTTCGCCGCGGAGATGGCCGAACATGGAATGGACGCTCTCCGGCGAATCAAGAACGGTTATCGACCGTGTCTCATTATTCTGGATCTCATGATGCCGAATATGGACGGCATTCAATTCATGGACGAGATTCGGCGCATACCGGGCGCGGCGGACACGCCGGTCGTCGTGCTATCGGGCGACGGCCGGGCGAAAGAAAAAATCGCGGGCAGAAAGGTGGCTGAGACCATCACGAAGCCTGTCGATATCGATCGATTGATCGATTTAGCGCGTCGTTACTGCTGA
- a CDS encoding PAS domain S-box protein — MKPTLKKRSNENESDLGGNLRITRTKSARYREELQAHLLVEEKLRLSEARLKAILSAALEPIILFDSQGLIRECNPAAERVFGRTRLELLETYISELLPGLADSLREKGKSRPFLSLLGRTVKFHGVRGEGNEFPVELSLTAVEGPRAKMYSVFVRDITEREEEERKRSEILAKLTASRAYLRTVLRQMPSGVVVIDSRGQVFLHNQIAQRILNLPRESTDRPAPFSRVRLFQTDGSEVSSGKDPMTRALRQEEVIQGEEYLLNYGEGHRRFVAISAAPIHAGLREPVGAVGDILDITERKKSERELKKQMTAIERMNQELSQFVYIASHDLQEPLRTVASFAQLLSRRYSGKLDSTADEYINFVVDGAKHLQNLIRSLGEYSRAARGDISLTYIEASKSLDTALQGLHSLIVQTEAKIDAEELPTVLSDPIQLSQVFQNLLSNALKFRGECPPQIRIRAEDTAGGWVFSISDNGIGFESEESEQIFQIFRRLHARNVYEGTGTGLAICKKIVDRHGGRIWAESKPGAGSTFYFLIPHEVSGVRFKDAKSA; from the coding sequence ATGAAGCCGACGCTAAAGAAACGTTCAAATGAAAATGAATCCGACCTGGGCGGGAACCTTCGCATCACCCGAACAAAATCGGCGCGCTACCGCGAGGAGCTTCAAGCGCATCTGCTCGTCGAGGAGAAGCTTCGATTAAGCGAGGCCCGGCTAAAGGCTATTTTGAGCGCCGCACTCGAACCGATCATCTTGTTCGACTCGCAGGGACTTATCCGAGAGTGTAACCCCGCGGCGGAACGTGTTTTCGGGCGCACGCGGCTCGAGCTACTCGAAACGTACATCTCCGAACTGCTTCCGGGATTGGCTGATTCCTTACGAGAGAAAGGGAAGTCGAGACCCTTTCTCTCCCTGCTCGGGCGGACGGTGAAATTTCACGGCGTGCGCGGGGAAGGAAATGAATTTCCCGTAGAACTCTCGCTAACCGCTGTCGAGGGGCCCAGGGCGAAGATGTACTCCGTCTTTGTTCGCGACATCACGGAACGTGAGGAAGAAGAACGAAAGCGAAGCGAAATTCTTGCAAAACTCACCGCGAGCCGCGCGTACTTGCGAACCGTACTCCGCCAGATGCCTTCGGGCGTGGTCGTGATCGATTCCCGGGGGCAAGTTTTCCTGCACAACCAAATTGCGCAGCGAATTTTGAATCTGCCCCGCGAATCCACGGATCGCCCGGCTCCGTTTTCCCGCGTCCGACTCTTTCAGACGGACGGTTCGGAAGTTTCATCGGGTAAGGATCCGATGACTCGAGCCCTGCGTCAGGAAGAGGTCATACAAGGCGAAGAATATCTTTTGAATTACGGCGAGGGGCACCGCCGATTCGTAGCTATTTCGGCGGCACCGATTCATGCGGGGCTTCGGGAACCGGTCGGCGCCGTCGGCGATATTCTCGACATCACGGAGCGAAAAAAATCGGAGCGAGAACTCAAAAAACAGATGACCGCGATCGAACGGATGAACCAGGAATTGTCTCAATTCGTCTATATCGCCTCGCACGATCTTCAAGAGCCGTTGCGCACGGTCGCCAGCTTCGCCCAACTTCTTTCTCGGCGATATTCCGGCAAGTTGGACTCTACTGCGGATGAATACATCAACTTCGTCGTGGACGGGGCCAAACATCTTCAAAATCTTATTCGGTCGCTGGGAGAATACTCCCGAGCGGCGCGGGGGGACATTTCGCTCACCTACATCGAAGCTTCAAAATCTTTGGATACGGCGTTACAGGGACTTCATTCGCTGATCGTCCAGACCGAGGCGAAAATCGACGCGGAGGAACTGCCCACCGTGCTTTCGGATCCCATCCAGCTATCCCAGGTCTTTCAAAATCTTCTTTCGAATGCGCTGAAGTTCCGGGGAGAGTGTCCGCCCCAAATCCGGATTCGGGCGGAGGACACAGCCGGCGGCTGGGTTTTCTCGATATCCGACAATGGGATCGGTTTCGAATCGGAGGAATCCGAACAGATATTCCAGATTTTTCGCCGGCTGCACGCGCGAAACGTTTATGAAGGGACCGGGACAGGCCTGGCCATCTGCAAAAAGATCGTCGATCGCCACGGCGGCAGAATCTGGGCGGAATCGAAGCCCGGCGCCGGCAGCACGTTTTACTTCCTTATCCCACACGAGGTCAGCGGAGTCCGGTTCAAAGATGCAAAATCCGCCTAA
- a CDS encoding type II toxin-antitoxin system RelE/ParE family toxin → MEIVWSKAALQRVEAIGVFIAKDSPPSASKFIDQLIHSVDRLIRHPLSGSVVPENVAFREVVFKKYRVIYRLMGETVQVVTVISPGLETDKLLK, encoded by the coding sequence GTGGAAATAGTCTGGTCGAAAGCGGCTTTGCAGCGTGTCGAGGCTATCGGTGTATTTATCGCTAAAGATTCTCCCCCATCTGCCTCAAAATTCATTGACCAGTTAATTCATTCCGTCGATCGGTTGATCCGGCATCCTCTTTCGGGATCCGTCGTTCCTGAAAATGTTGCTTTTCGGGAAGTCGTTTTCAAGAAGTACCGAGTTATCTATCGCTTAATGGGCGAAACCGTTCAGGTCGTAACTGTGATTTCCCCTGGACTTGAGACAGATAAGCTTCTCAAATAG
- a CDS encoding type II toxin-antitoxin system Phd/YefM family antitoxin — MTIPKVKSATVFRNDLYETLKEVGNGTPYLVTQKDGDPVVLISQTEYNRLLAEQVVLRNIAAGVADLESGKVVPHKTAVSRLRKLQEKWK; from the coding sequence ATGACAATCCCGAAAGTTAAGTCGGCAACCGTATTTAGAAATGACCTCTACGAGACTCTCAAGGAAGTGGGGAACGGCACCCCTTACCTCGTAACCCAAAAGGATGGCGACCCTGTGGTCCTGATCTCGCAAACGGAATACAACCGCCTGCTCGCTGAACAGGTTGTGCTGCGAAATATCGCGGCAGGCGTCGCCGATCTTGAATCCGGGAAGGTCGTGCCTCACAAGACTGCGGTATCTCGCCTTCGAAAATTACAAGAAAAGTGGAAATAG
- a CDS encoding EAL domain-containing protein yields the protein MIVPARQALRLVYQPRVVSRTRRVVGAEALLRSGLPGFRGVSPERLISNAERSGSIFRLSEWVMHTACADAMTWAGKGGAFMAISVNVTAPEVHQPSFVDDILRTVKAARLPPDSFEVEITESQLLSVSRSVTDRLRALRSNGIRIAVDDFGTGFASFRYLSQLPIDTLKIDRSFVMKLPQSLVDSEIVTACIHLGDTLGLTVVAEGVETSEQRDFLEEHGCEQAQGYLFGRPMPAKDFLRRCTISLGRPLCGVSSNDALNRSIDRYRQAS from the coding sequence TTGATCGTTCCCGCCCGCCAGGCGCTCCGTCTCGTGTACCAACCTCGGGTGGTTTCTCGCACGAGGCGCGTCGTGGGAGCGGAGGCCTTGTTGCGCTCCGGGCTTCCTGGATTTCGAGGAGTCTCGCCGGAACGCTTGATCTCCAACGCCGAACGATCGGGATCCATCTTTCGGTTGAGCGAATGGGTCATGCACACGGCCTGCGCGGATGCGATGACTTGGGCGGGCAAAGGCGGCGCTTTCATGGCGATCTCGGTCAACGTCACGGCGCCCGAAGTTCACCAGCCGAGTTTTGTCGACGATATTTTACGCACGGTGAAGGCCGCGCGTCTGCCGCCCGATTCTTTTGAAGTCGAAATTACCGAGTCTCAGCTCCTCTCTGTGAGCCGGTCCGTGACCGACCGGCTGAGAGCGTTACGCTCTAACGGCATCCGCATCGCCGTGGACGACTTCGGAACCGGCTTCGCATCGTTTCGATACTTAAGCCAGCTTCCTATCGATACGTTGAAAATCGACCGGAGTTTCGTGATGAAACTCCCTCAATCTCTCGTGGATTCGGAAATCGTAACGGCCTGCATACATCTAGGCGACACTCTCGGCCTGACCGTGGTCGCCGAGGGAGTGGAGACGTCCGAGCAGCGCGATTTCCTGGAGGAACATGGCTGCGAGCAAGCGCAAGGATATCTCTTTGGGCGACCGATGCCGGCGAAGGATTTTCTCCGACGATGCACCATTTCCTTAGGGCGACCCCTATGCGGCGTCAGCAGTAACGACGCGCTAAATCGATCAATCGATCGATATCGACAGGCTTCGTGA
- a CDS encoding response regulator: MSEQSSKALETITEERSPASAHTEHFPVTTPKKKSEPPLILLVEDNPADVQLLVEAFRESKFDYHLRVANNGAVAMQYLRMKGTYHQAKTPDLIILDLNLPRKDGRTVLAEIKQDTTLKRIPVIILSVSQAEEDILMSYELSANCFISKPVDLNDFMAAVKQIREFWLSTVKLPPDWGVPH, encoded by the coding sequence ATGTCAGAACAGTCCTCGAAGGCCCTGGAGACGATCACCGAAGAACGAAGTCCCGCTTCCGCGCATACCGAGCATTTTCCCGTCACGACCCCCAAGAAGAAATCGGAGCCTCCTTTGATCTTGCTGGTCGAGGACAATCCCGCCGACGTTCAGCTCTTGGTGGAGGCCTTCCGGGAAAGCAAGTTCGATTACCATCTTCGGGTGGCCAACAACGGAGCCGTGGCGATGCAGTATTTGCGAATGAAGGGCACGTATCACCAGGCGAAAACACCCGACCTGATCATTTTGGATCTCAATTTGCCCCGCAAAGACGGCCGCACCGTTTTGGCCGAGATCAAGCAAGACACCACGCTCAAGAGAATTCCGGTCATCATCCTGAGCGTCTCTCAGGCGGAAGAGGACATTTTGATGAGCTACGAGCTCAGCGCCAACTGCTTCATCAGCAAGCCGGTCGATCTCAATGATTTCATGGCTGCGGTAAAGCAGATTCGGGAATTCTGGCTTTCCACCGTGAAGCTTCCGCCCGACTGGGGGGTTCCACATTGA
- a CDS encoding diguanylate cyclase: MNPAPIRILAVEDNPGDVRLLQECLKESKYFRYEAMSVPSVAKFAEVVSHKIPDIILLDLSLPDGQGLETLKKAMAVAPRTPIVVLTGSDDEALGLRAIQSGAEDYIPKGSLDAQVLTRMIRYAVERKRIEGTLVQMAKHDPLTQLPNRGIFSDRVDQHIAQAQRNTTRFAVLFIDLDDFKGVNDRWGHETGDQLLIQVARRLEQTVRHVDTVARLGGDEFTVLLADINESSEASGVATKLLQGLTLPFQLGEITYVGKASIGIATYPDQGRDKESLLRAADRAMYRAKTRGGRRFEFSTSSPAAPPSAEKVF; the protein is encoded by the coding sequence TTGAATCCAGCCCCGATCCGCATATTAGCGGTCGAGGACAATCCGGGCGACGTTCGACTCCTTCAAGAGTGCCTCAAGGAGTCGAAGTATTTCCGCTATGAGGCCATGAGCGTGCCATCCGTGGCCAAATTTGCGGAAGTCGTTTCCCACAAAATTCCCGATATCATTCTGCTCGACCTCTCCCTCCCCGACGGGCAGGGGCTCGAAACGCTGAAAAAAGCGATGGCCGTCGCGCCTCGTACGCCGATTGTCGTTTTGACGGGATCGGATGACGAAGCCCTGGGGCTTCGCGCCATTCAATCCGGAGCGGAGGATTACATCCCGAAAGGTTCGCTGGACGCCCAAGTTTTAACGCGAATGATCCGATATGCCGTGGAGAGAAAACGGATCGAGGGCACCCTCGTGCAGATGGCGAAACACGATCCCCTCACGCAGCTTCCGAACCGGGGAATTTTTTCCGACCGCGTAGATCAACATATCGCACAAGCGCAGCGCAACACGACGCGCTTCGCCGTCCTTTTTATCGATCTGGACGATTTCAAAGGCGTGAATGATCGATGGGGGCATGAAACGGGAGATCAGTTGCTTATTCAGGTGGCGCGGAGGCTGGAACAGACCGTCCGCCATGTGGATACCGTCGCCCGTTTGGGAGGCGACGAGTTCACGGTTCTTCTTGCTGATATCAACGAATCTTCGGAAGCTTCCGGCGTTGCAACCAAGCTCCTTCAAGGACTCACACTCCCCTTTCAGCTCGGGGAGATCACGTACGTCGGAAAGGCCAGCATCGGAATCGCGACATACCCCGATCAAGGGCGGGACAAAGAATCGCTCCTCCGGGCGGCCGATCGTGCCATGTACCGGGCAAAAACGCGCGGCGGACGCCGATTCGAATTCTCCACTTCCTCCCCGGCGGCTCCTCCTTCCGCGGAGAAAGTCTTTTGA
- a CDS encoding PAS domain S-box protein, whose protein sequence is MAIFDAGVGARYTNDLVSTMPSAGSPHSTLARFLAGIILFSAYVVTAHWGLRLDAVSNYATLVWAPSGIALAFTLIFGVALGPAVMLAAFVANLWQGAPYLTAGGIAVGNTLSCIVATSILSRMTDFQREMNRVRQVGAFIVVAALGSTLISASIGAGSLWLTGQIRETAVQATWTAWWVGDALGNLLVTPLLLTWSKAPSFRRPIRTYFEILALVVVTTFILGVVFDDISLGHQLRFPKMYFLFPIVLWAALRFGPRGATATIFLLSAVSIYNTYLGYGPAVVEHLNEGLLRLNLFLGILALTGLTSAATTAERREAITNLEKSHEELGQRVEERTAELRRINETLRELERAASHAQEELKEYVDHMSTFNAKLAPDSRILMVNEAALRASGYSWSELSQMRLLDGPWFKFDPEVHARVKRGLSDAARGIPVNYDERIQIAGNRILYLNFSLSPVFGGGQLRYILAEGRDITSQKQAEEKFRRVLEAAPDAMVIADKEGKIVLTNAQVETVFGYSKSELIGMLVERLIPERYRSAHHGHREDYASDPRARPMGGENRPLWGLRKDGTEFPVEVSLSPLQTEEGLLVTAAIRDVTDKKRSEEQRTQLAKAEEAIHLRDEFLAIASHELRTPLTGLHLELQLLDRLLRKQSGQDGSELKSKLKGAQAQIQRLTALLESLLDVSRITAGRFKLNVEPVDLCSVVQEAVDRFRKEAESSQIDFSLTLPDRVEGTWDRLRIDQAITNLLSNALKYGAGKPIEVELEGDGSSVRLKIRDQGIGIPPDQLDLIFHRFHRAVAGSSQSGLGLGLFIVRQVIDAHGGRIHVESRLGHGSTFVIELPRHCIPRADPFAPVRSDEAQV, encoded by the coding sequence ATGGCGATCTTTGACGCCGGCGTCGGCGCTCGATATACGAATGACCTCGTAAGTACAATGCCTTCTGCCGGATCGCCGCACAGTACCCTGGCCCGCTTTCTCGCGGGCATAATCTTGTTCAGCGCCTATGTCGTGACCGCCCATTGGGGGTTGCGTCTGGACGCGGTGTCGAACTACGCCACGCTCGTCTGGGCGCCTTCGGGAATCGCCTTGGCCTTCACGTTGATTTTCGGCGTGGCGCTCGGGCCGGCCGTCATGTTGGCAGCCTTCGTGGCCAATCTCTGGCAGGGGGCTCCATATCTGACGGCGGGCGGGATAGCCGTCGGCAATACGCTTTCCTGTATTGTCGCCACGTCGATCCTGTCGCGCATGACCGATTTCCAAAGGGAGATGAATCGTGTCCGTCAGGTCGGAGCCTTCATCGTCGTGGCTGCCCTCGGCAGTACGCTCATCAGCGCGAGCATCGGTGCCGGGAGCTTATGGCTGACGGGACAAATTCGGGAAACGGCGGTGCAAGCGACGTGGACGGCGTGGTGGGTGGGGGATGCACTGGGCAATTTGCTGGTGACGCCCCTTCTTCTTACGTGGTCGAAAGCGCCCTCGTTTCGGCGCCCGATCCGGACGTATTTTGAAATTCTGGCACTCGTTGTCGTGACCACGTTCATCCTCGGCGTGGTCTTTGACGATATCTCGCTGGGTCATCAGCTTCGATTCCCGAAAATGTATTTTCTTTTCCCTATCGTCCTTTGGGCGGCTCTCCGCTTTGGTCCCCGGGGAGCGACGGCGACCATTTTTCTATTGTCGGCCGTGTCGATTTACAACACGTATCTCGGTTACGGGCCCGCCGTAGTTGAACATTTGAACGAAGGGCTCCTCCGACTCAATCTCTTCCTGGGTATCCTCGCTCTGACGGGATTGACGTCCGCCGCGACAACGGCTGAACGCCGCGAGGCCATCACCAATTTGGAGAAGTCCCACGAGGAGTTGGGCCAACGCGTCGAAGAACGTACGGCGGAACTCCGCCGGATCAACGAAACACTTCGGGAATTGGAACGAGCCGCATCGCACGCCCAGGAGGAGCTGAAAGAATATGTGGATCACATGTCGACGTTCAACGCGAAGCTCGCGCCCGACAGCCGGATTCTGATGGTGAATGAAGCGGCCTTGCGGGCCTCGGGTTACTCCTGGAGCGAACTGTCTCAAATGAGACTTCTCGACGGACCGTGGTTTAAATTTGATCCGGAAGTTCATGCCCGGGTGAAACGAGGGCTTTCGGACGCCGCGCGAGGAATTCCGGTCAATTATGACGAACGGATTCAAATTGCGGGGAACCGAATACTCTATTTGAACTTCAGCCTCAGCCCCGTCTTCGGCGGAGGGCAACTGCGCTATATCTTGGCCGAAGGACGGGATATCACGTCGCAAAAACAGGCCGAGGAGAAATTCCGGCGAGTTTTGGAAGCGGCGCCCGACGCCATGGTCATCGCCGACAAAGAAGGGAAAATCGTTCTGACAAATGCCCAAGTGGAGACGGTTTTTGGATATTCCAAGAGCGAATTGATCGGCATGCTCGTGGAAAGATTAATTCCGGAACGTTACCGATCGGCTCACCACGGTCATCGAGAGGACTACGCCTCCGACCCGAGAGCGCGGCCTATGGGGGGCGAAAATCGACCGCTTTGGGGCCTTCGAAAGGACGGAACGGAATTTCCCGTTGAAGTCAGCCTGAGTCCGCTGCAAACCGAAGAAGGTCTATTGGTCACCGCGGCGATTCGGGACGTGACGGACAAGAAACGGTCGGAGGAGCAACGAACCCAGTTGGCGAAGGCCGAGGAGGCGATTCACCTTCGGGATGAATTCCTGGCCATCGCGTCCCACGAACTTCGAACCCCTTTGACCGGTCTACACCTGGAACTACAGCTTCTCGACCGACTCTTGCGAAAACAGAGCGGCCAAGACGGATCGGAATTGAAATCCAAACTCAAGGGGGCGCAAGCGCAGATCCAGCGTCTCACAGCGCTTTTGGAAAGCCTGCTGGATGTGTCCCGAATCACCGCCGGCCGCTTCAAGCTGAACGTGGAACCGGTCGATCTTTGCTCCGTGGTACAGGAGGCCGTCGATCGCTTTCGAAAAGAGGCGGAGAGTTCGCAAATTGACTTCTCCCTAACCTTGCCCGATCGGGTTGAGGGAACCTGGGATCGCCTCCGCATCGACCAGGCCATCACGAATCTTCTCTCCAACGCCTTGAAATACGGGGCGGGGAAACCGATCGAGGTCGAGCTCGAAGGAGATGGATCGAGCGTTCGCCTGAAGATTCGGGACCAGGGGATCGGTATACCTCCCGACCAACTCGACCTCATCTTTCACCGCTTTCATCGCGCCGTTGCGGGAAGCTCTCAGAGCGGTCTCGGTTTGGGTTTATTCATTGTCCGGCAGGTTATCGATGCCCACGGCGGGCGCATCCATGTGGAAAGTCGGTTGGGGCATGGTTCTACATTCGTAATTGAGCTTCCTCGCCACTGCATTCCCCGGGCCGATCCGTTCGCGCCGGTAAGATCGGACGAGGCACAGGTCTAG